A single genomic interval of Anopheles darlingi chromosome X, idAnoDarlMG_H_01, whole genome shotgun sequence harbors:
- the LOC125951057 gene encoding mucin-5AC-like isoform X15 codes for MGKLTSAALLLALLVCVGVTKVAAQKQRVCLARIADYGTATAFGFCNQAVYLALRLNTNAAITYVNTAMTSAAVEAGIRTYAGYKTTYPQVDFYLGVDSLPGSYETWITNARATAISAITAQLRTYPTVAGVYIDIVNVPANRGSFYRSFITELQTAVNGAGFKFAIALPWDSTTYNQIYLPTSPTPVPIPDFYLVKTYEDMYSDQTTKTHPISPLFAMAAPFNVETKTIYNNVFRWVLSGIPTLKLALGLPMYGLRFTAASATALGATSTVVNPDTYCNALIFGVTNTAGAAQAGEGFAYSSSAMMVYNTFDSVIDKLNFASATNLFGVGLYSMDQAGSTNAELLRYVTSVLAPVPPAGVVYPAAEPATCQVPITFPVPPTTTTTPTTTTPTTTTPTTTTPTTTTPTTTTPTTTTPTTTTPTTTTPTTTTPTTTTPTTTTPTTTTPTTTTPTTTTPTTTTPTTTTPTTTTPTTTTPTTTTPTTTTPTTTTPTTTTPTTTTPTTTTPTTTTPTTTTPTTTTPTTTTPTTTTPTTTTPTTTTPTTTTPTTTTPTTTTPTTTTPTTTTPTTTTPTTTTPTTTTPTTTTPTTTTPTTTTPTTTTPTTTTTTAVATTTAIPGSGPNGTGLNVSIPQPLVCGAPARAEYGNLVSQYCSGIQNVTAFVVLGGTCGTAS; via the exons ATGGGGAAACTGACATCCGCCGCCTTACTGCTAGCCCTGCTAGTATGCG TAGGTGTCACCAAAGTTGCTGCACAGA AACAACGTGTATGCTTAGCTCGGATAGCCGACTATGGTACCGCCAcggcgtttggtttttgtaaTCAAGCCGTCTATCTGGCGCTACGTCTTAACACCAATGCAGCGATAACCTATGTCAACACAGCCATGACAAGTGCCGCGGTCGAAG CGGGCATCAGGACATATGCCGGTTACAAAACGACCTACCCCCAGGTCGATTTCTATTTGGGAGTTGATTCACTACCAGGATCGTACGAAACCTGGATAACGAATGCAAGGGCAACTGCTATTTCAGCAATCACGGCACAGTTACGAACATATCCGACAGTTGCGGGTGTCTATATCGACATCGTAAATGTGCCGGCAAATCGAGGT AGCTTTTACCGTAGCTTTATAACAGAATTGCAAACAGCGGTCAATGGTGCCGGCTTCAAGTTTGCTATAGCGTTGCCTTGGGACTCGACCACATATAATCAAATCTACTTACCCACAAGCCCTACACCTGTGCCTATACCGGATTTCTATTTGGTGAAAACGTATGAGGATATGTATAGTGATCAAACTACTAAGACACATCCTATCAGTCCCTTGTTCGCAATGGCGGCTCCGTTCAACGTCGAAACCAAAACGATA TACAACAATGTGTTCCGGTGGGTGCTGTCAGGTATTCCAACGTTAAAGCTTGCACTAGGATTGCCTATGTATGGGTTGCGGTTCACCGCAGCAAGCGCTACTGCACTCGGCGCGACTTCCACAGTTGTCAATCCTGATACCTACTGTAAT GCGCTGATTTTCGGTGTTACTAATACGGCTGGCGCTGCCCAAGCGGGAGAGGGCTTTGCATATAGTTCGTCGGCAATGATGGTGTATAACACGTTCGATTCGGTCATCGACAAGCTTAACTTTGCCAGTGCCACCAACTTGTTCGGTGTGGGCTTGTATTCGATGGATCAGGCAGGAAGTACTAATGCTGAGCTGCTGCGTTATGTTACAAGTGTGCTTGCTCCTGTGCCACCAGCTGGAGTGGTATATCCAGCGGCGGAACCAGCTACATGCCAAGTTCCAATAACATTCCCAGTACCTccaacaacgactacgacacctacgactactacacctacgactaccacacctacgactaccacacctacaactaccacacctacgactaccacacctacgactacgacacctacgactaccacacctacgactacgacacctacgactacgacacctacgactaccacACCTACAACTACGacacctacgactaccacacctacgactaccacacctacgactacgacacctacgactaccacacctacaactaccacacctacgactacgacacctacgactacgacacctacgactaccacacctacgactaccacac ctacgactaccacacctacgactacgacacctacgactaccacac ctacgactaccacACCTACAACTACTacacctacgactaccacACCTACAACTACTacacctacgactaccacacctacgactaccacacctacgactaccacacctacgactaccacacctacgactaccacacctacgactaccacACCTACAACTACTacacctacgactaccacacctacgactaccacACCTACGACTACAACTCCTACGACTACcacacctacgactacgacacctacgactaccacacctacgactaccacACCTACGACTACAACTCCTACGACTACcacacctacgactacgacaacgacCGCTGTagcaacgacaacggccaTACCTGGTTCTGGGCCGAATGGCACAGGTCTAAACGTAAGCATTCCACAACCTCTCGTCTGTGGTGCTCCCGCTCGAGCAGAGTACGGCAATCTGGTGTCCCAGTACTGCTCCGGTATTCAGAATGTAACCGCCTTCGTAGTATTAGGTGGCACATGCGGGACAGCATCGTAG
- the LOC125951057 gene encoding mucin-5AC-like isoform X22, which yields MGKLTSAALLLALLVCVGVTKVAAQKQRVCLARIADYGTATAFGFCNQAVYLALRLNTNAAITYVNTAMTSAAVEAGIRTYAGYKTTYPQVDFYLGVDSLPGSYETWITNARATAISAITAQLRTYPTVAGVYIDIVNVPANRGSFYRSFITELQTAVNGAGFKFAIALPWDSTTYNQIYLPTSPTPVPIPDFYLVKTYEDMYSDQTTKTHPISPLFAMAAPFNVETKTIYNNVFRWVLSGIPTLKLALGLPMYGLRFTAASATALGATSTVVNPDTYCNALIFGVTNTAGAAQAGEGFAYSSSAMMVYNTFDSVIDKLNFASATNLFGVGLYSMDQAGSTNAELLRYVTSVLAPVPPAGVVYPAAEPATCQVPITFPVPPTTTTTPTTTTPTTTTPTTTTPTTTTPTTTTPTTTTPTTTTPTTTTPTTTTPTTTTPTTTTPTTTTPTTTTPTTTTPTTTTPTTTTPTTTTPTTTTPTTTTPTTTTPTTTTPTTTTPTTTTPTTTTPTTTTPTTTTPTTTTPTTTTPTTTTPTTTTPTTTTPTTTTPTTTTPTTTTPTTTTPTTTTTTAVATTTAIPGSGPNGTGLNVSIPQPLVCGAPARAEYGNLVSQYCSGIQNVTAFVVLGGTCGTAS from the exons ATGGGGAAACTGACATCCGCCGCCTTACTGCTAGCCCTGCTAGTATGCG TAGGTGTCACCAAAGTTGCTGCACAGA AACAACGTGTATGCTTAGCTCGGATAGCCGACTATGGTACCGCCAcggcgtttggtttttgtaaTCAAGCCGTCTATCTGGCGCTACGTCTTAACACCAATGCAGCGATAACCTATGTCAACACAGCCATGACAAGTGCCGCGGTCGAAG CGGGCATCAGGACATATGCCGGTTACAAAACGACCTACCCCCAGGTCGATTTCTATTTGGGAGTTGATTCACTACCAGGATCGTACGAAACCTGGATAACGAATGCAAGGGCAACTGCTATTTCAGCAATCACGGCACAGTTACGAACATATCCGACAGTTGCGGGTGTCTATATCGACATCGTAAATGTGCCGGCAAATCGAGGT AGCTTTTACCGTAGCTTTATAACAGAATTGCAAACAGCGGTCAATGGTGCCGGCTTCAAGTTTGCTATAGCGTTGCCTTGGGACTCGACCACATATAATCAAATCTACTTACCCACAAGCCCTACACCTGTGCCTATACCGGATTTCTATTTGGTGAAAACGTATGAGGATATGTATAGTGATCAAACTACTAAGACACATCCTATCAGTCCCTTGTTCGCAATGGCGGCTCCGTTCAACGTCGAAACCAAAACGATA TACAACAATGTGTTCCGGTGGGTGCTGTCAGGTATTCCAACGTTAAAGCTTGCACTAGGATTGCCTATGTATGGGTTGCGGTTCACCGCAGCAAGCGCTACTGCACTCGGCGCGACTTCCACAGTTGTCAATCCTGATACCTACTGTAAT GCGCTGATTTTCGGTGTTACTAATACGGCTGGCGCTGCCCAAGCGGGAGAGGGCTTTGCATATAGTTCGTCGGCAATGATGGTGTATAACACGTTCGATTCGGTCATCGACAAGCTTAACTTTGCCAGTGCCACCAACTTGTTCGGTGTGGGCTTGTATTCGATGGATCAGGCAGGAAGTACTAATGCTGAGCTGCTGCGTTATGTTACAAGTGTGCTTGCTCCTGTGCCACCAGCTGGAGTGGTATATCCAGCGGCGGAACCAGCTACATGCCAAGTTCCAATAACATTCCCAGTACCTccaacaacgactacgacacctacgactactacacctacgactaccacacctacgactaccacacctacaactaccacacctacgactaccacacctacgactacgacacctacgactaccacacctacgactacgacacctacgactacgacacctacgactaccacACCTACAACTACGacacctacgactaccacacctacgactaccacacctacgactacgacacctacgactaccacacctacaactaccacacctacgactacgacacctacgactacgacacctacgactaccacacctacgactaccacacctacgactaccacac ctacgactaccacacctacgactacgacac ctacgactaccacacctacgactaccacACCTACAACTACTacacctacgactaccacacctacgactaccacACCTACGACTACAACTCCTACGACTACcacacctacgactacgacacctacgactaccacacctacgactaccacACCTACGACTACAACTCCTACGACTACcacacctacgactacgacaacgacCGCTGTagcaacgacaacggccaTACCTGGTTCTGGGCCGAATGGCACAGGTCTAAACGTAAGCATTCCACAACCTCTCGTCTGTGGTGCTCCCGCTCGAGCAGAGTACGGCAATCTGGTGTCCCAGTACTGCTCCGGTATTCAGAATGTAACCGCCTTCGTAGTATTAGGTGGCACATGCGGGACAGCATCGTAG
- the LOC125951057 gene encoding mucin-5AC-like isoform X18 codes for MGKLTSAALLLALLVCVGVTKVAAQKQRVCLARIADYGTATAFGFCNQAVYLALRLNTNAAITYVNTAMTSAAVEAGIRTYAGYKTTYPQVDFYLGVDSLPGSYETWITNARATAISAITAQLRTYPTVAGVYIDIVNVPANRGSFYRSFITELQTAVNGAGFKFAIALPWDSTTYNQIYLPTSPTPVPIPDFYLVKTYEDMYSDQTTKTHPISPLFAMAAPFNVETKTIYNNVFRWVLSGIPTLKLALGLPMYGLRFTAASATALGATSTVVNPDTYCNALIFGVTNTAGAAQAGEGFAYSSSAMMVYNTFDSVIDKLNFASATNLFGVGLYSMDQAGSTNAELLRYVTSVLAPVPPAGVVYPAAEPATCQVPITFPVPPTTTTTPTTTTPTTTTPTTTTPTTTTPTTTTPTTTTPTTTTPTTTTPTTTTPTTTTPTTTTPTTTTPTTTTPTTTTPTTTTPTTTTPTTTTPTTTTPTTTTPTTTTPTTTTPTTTTPTTTTPTTTTPTTTTPTTTTPTTTTPTTTTPTTTTPTTTTPTTTTPTTTTPTTTTPTTTTPTTTTPTTTTPTTTTPTTTTPTTTTPTTTTPTTTTPTTTTTTAVATTTAIPGSGPNGTGLNVSIPQPLVCGAPARAEYGNLVSQYCSGIQNVTAFVVLGGTCGTAS; via the exons ATGGGGAAACTGACATCCGCCGCCTTACTGCTAGCCCTGCTAGTATGCG TAGGTGTCACCAAAGTTGCTGCACAGA AACAACGTGTATGCTTAGCTCGGATAGCCGACTATGGTACCGCCAcggcgtttggtttttgtaaTCAAGCCGTCTATCTGGCGCTACGTCTTAACACCAATGCAGCGATAACCTATGTCAACACAGCCATGACAAGTGCCGCGGTCGAAG CGGGCATCAGGACATATGCCGGTTACAAAACGACCTACCCCCAGGTCGATTTCTATTTGGGAGTTGATTCACTACCAGGATCGTACGAAACCTGGATAACGAATGCAAGGGCAACTGCTATTTCAGCAATCACGGCACAGTTACGAACATATCCGACAGTTGCGGGTGTCTATATCGACATCGTAAATGTGCCGGCAAATCGAGGT AGCTTTTACCGTAGCTTTATAACAGAATTGCAAACAGCGGTCAATGGTGCCGGCTTCAAGTTTGCTATAGCGTTGCCTTGGGACTCGACCACATATAATCAAATCTACTTACCCACAAGCCCTACACCTGTGCCTATACCGGATTTCTATTTGGTGAAAACGTATGAGGATATGTATAGTGATCAAACTACTAAGACACATCCTATCAGTCCCTTGTTCGCAATGGCGGCTCCGTTCAACGTCGAAACCAAAACGATA TACAACAATGTGTTCCGGTGGGTGCTGTCAGGTATTCCAACGTTAAAGCTTGCACTAGGATTGCCTATGTATGGGTTGCGGTTCACCGCAGCAAGCGCTACTGCACTCGGCGCGACTTCCACAGTTGTCAATCCTGATACCTACTGTAAT GCGCTGATTTTCGGTGTTACTAATACGGCTGGCGCTGCCCAAGCGGGAGAGGGCTTTGCATATAGTTCGTCGGCAATGATGGTGTATAACACGTTCGATTCGGTCATCGACAAGCTTAACTTTGCCAGTGCCACCAACTTGTTCGGTGTGGGCTTGTATTCGATGGATCAGGCAGGAAGTACTAATGCTGAGCTGCTGCGTTATGTTACAAGTGTGCTTGCTCCTGTGCCACCAGCTGGAGTGGTATATCCAGCGGCGGAACCAGCTACATGCCAAGTTCCAATAACATTCCCAGTACCTccaacaacgactacgacacctacgactactacacctacgactaccacacctacgactaccacacctacaactaccacacctacgactaccacacctacgactacgacacctacgactaccacacctacgactacgacacctacgactacgacacctacgactaccacACCTACAACTACGacacctacgactaccacacctacgactaccacacctacgactacgacacctacgactaccacacctacaactaccacacctacgactacgacacctacgactacgacacctacgactaccacacctacgactaccacac ctacgactaccacacctacgactacgacacctacgactaccacac ctacgactaccacACCTACAACTACTacacctacgactaccacacctacgactaccacacctacgactaccacacctacgactaccacacctacgactaccacacctacgactaccacACCTACAACTACTacacctacgactaccacacctacgactaccacACCTACGACTACAACTCCTACGACTACcacacctacgactacgacacctacgactaccacacctacgactaccacACCTACGACTACAACTCCTACGACTACcacacctacgactacgacaacgacCGCTGTagcaacgacaacggccaTACCTGGTTCTGGGCCGAATGGCACAGGTCTAAACGTAAGCATTCCACAACCTCTCGTCTGTGGTGCTCCCGCTCGAGCAGAGTACGGCAATCTGGTGTCCCAGTACTGCTCCGGTATTCAGAATGTAACCGCCTTCGTAGTATTAGGTGGCACATGCGGGACAGCATCGTAG
- the LOC125951057 gene encoding mucin-5AC-like isoform X25 — protein MGKLTSAALLLALLVCVGVTKVAAQKQRVCLARIADYGTATAFGFCNQAVYLALRLNTNAAITYVNTAMTSAAVEAGIRTYAGYKTTYPQVDFYLGVDSLPGSYETWITNARATAISAITAQLRTYPTVAGVYIDIVNVPANRGSFYRSFITELQTAVNGAGFKFAIALPWDSTTYNQIYLPTSPTPVPIPDFYLVKTYEDMYSDQTTKTHPISPLFAMAAPFNVETKTIYNNVFRWVLSGIPTLKLALGLPMYGLRFTAASATALGATSTVVNPDTYCNALIFGVTNTAGAAQAGEGFAYSSSAMMVYNTFDSVIDKLNFASATNLFGVGLYSMDQAGSTNAELLRYVTSVLAPVPPAGVVYPAAEPATCQVPITFPVPPTTTTTPTTTTPTTTTPTTTTPTTTTPTTTTPTTTTPTTTTPTTTTPTTTTPTTTTPTTTTPTTTTPTTTTPTTTTPTTTTPTTTTPTTTTPTTTTPTTTTPTTTTPTTTTPTTTTPTTTTPTTTTPTTTTPTTTTPTTTTPTTTTPTTTTPTTTTPTTTTPTTTTPTTTTPTTTTTTAVATTTAIPGSGPNGTGLNVSIPQPLVCGAPARAEYGNLVSQYCSGIQNVTAFVVLGGTCGTAS, from the exons ATGGGGAAACTGACATCCGCCGCCTTACTGCTAGCCCTGCTAGTATGCG TAGGTGTCACCAAAGTTGCTGCACAGA AACAACGTGTATGCTTAGCTCGGATAGCCGACTATGGTACCGCCAcggcgtttggtttttgtaaTCAAGCCGTCTATCTGGCGCTACGTCTTAACACCAATGCAGCGATAACCTATGTCAACACAGCCATGACAAGTGCCGCGGTCGAAG CGGGCATCAGGACATATGCCGGTTACAAAACGACCTACCCCCAGGTCGATTTCTATTTGGGAGTTGATTCACTACCAGGATCGTACGAAACCTGGATAACGAATGCAAGGGCAACTGCTATTTCAGCAATCACGGCACAGTTACGAACATATCCGACAGTTGCGGGTGTCTATATCGACATCGTAAATGTGCCGGCAAATCGAGGT AGCTTTTACCGTAGCTTTATAACAGAATTGCAAACAGCGGTCAATGGTGCCGGCTTCAAGTTTGCTATAGCGTTGCCTTGGGACTCGACCACATATAATCAAATCTACTTACCCACAAGCCCTACACCTGTGCCTATACCGGATTTCTATTTGGTGAAAACGTATGAGGATATGTATAGTGATCAAACTACTAAGACACATCCTATCAGTCCCTTGTTCGCAATGGCGGCTCCGTTCAACGTCGAAACCAAAACGATA TACAACAATGTGTTCCGGTGGGTGCTGTCAGGTATTCCAACGTTAAAGCTTGCACTAGGATTGCCTATGTATGGGTTGCGGTTCACCGCAGCAAGCGCTACTGCACTCGGCGCGACTTCCACAGTTGTCAATCCTGATACCTACTGTAAT GCGCTGATTTTCGGTGTTACTAATACGGCTGGCGCTGCCCAAGCGGGAGAGGGCTTTGCATATAGTTCGTCGGCAATGATGGTGTATAACACGTTCGATTCGGTCATCGACAAGCTTAACTTTGCCAGTGCCACCAACTTGTTCGGTGTGGGCTTGTATTCGATGGATCAGGCAGGAAGTACTAATGCTGAGCTGCTGCGTTATGTTACAAGTGTGCTTGCTCCTGTGCCACCAGCTGGAGTGGTATATCCAGCGGCGGAACCAGCTACATGCCAAGTTCCAATAACATTCCCAGTACCTccaacaacgactacgacacctacgactactacacctacgactaccacacctacgactaccacacctacaactaccacacctacgactaccacacctacgactacgacacctacgactaccacacctacgactacgacacctacgactacgacacctacgactaccacACCTACAACTACGacacctacgactaccacacctacgactaccacacctacgactacgacacctacgactaccacac ctacgactaccacACCTACAACTACTacacctacgactaccacacctacgactaccacacctacgactaccacacctacgactaccacacctacgactaccacacctacgactaccacACCTACAACTACTacacctacgactaccacacctacgactaccacACCTACGACTACAACTCCTACGACTACcacacctacgactacgacacctacgactaccacacctacgactaccacACCTACGACTACAACTCCTACGACTACcacacctacgactacgacaacgacCGCTGTagcaacgacaacggccaTACCTGGTTCTGGGCCGAATGGCACAGGTCTAAACGTAAGCATTCCACAACCTCTCGTCTGTGGTGCTCCCGCTCGAGCAGAGTACGGCAATCTGGTGTCCCAGTACTGCTCCGGTATTCAGAATGTAACCGCCTTCGTAGTATTAGGTGGCACATGCGGGACAGCATCGTAG
- the LOC125951057 gene encoding mucin-5AC-like isoform X24, with protein MGKLTSAALLLALLVCVGVTKVAAQKQRVCLARIADYGTATAFGFCNQAVYLALRLNTNAAITYVNTAMTSAAVEAGIRTYAGYKTTYPQVDFYLGVDSLPGSYETWITNARATAISAITAQLRTYPTVAGVYIDIVNVPANRGSFYRSFITELQTAVNGAGFKFAIALPWDSTTYNQIYLPTSPTPVPIPDFYLVKTYEDMYSDQTTKTHPISPLFAMAAPFNVETKTIYNNVFRWVLSGIPTLKLALGLPMYGLRFTAASATALGATSTVVNPDTYCNALIFGVTNTAGAAQAGEGFAYSSSAMMVYNTFDSVIDKLNFASATNLFGVGLYSMDQAGSTNAELLRYVTSVLAPVPPAGVVYPAAEPATCQVPITFPVPPTTTTTPTTTTPTTTTPTTTTPTTTTPTTTTPTTTTPTTTTPTTTTPTTTTPTTTTPTTTTPTTTTPTTTTPTTTTPTTTTPTTTTPTTTTPTTTTPTTTTPTTTTPTTTTPTTTTPTTTTPTTTTPTTTTPTTTTPTTTTPTTTTPTTTTPTTTTPTTTTPTTTTPTTTTPTTTTPTTTTTTAVATTTAIPGSGPNGTGLNVSIPQPLVCGAPARAEYGNLVSQYCSGIQNVTAFVVLGGTCGTAS; from the exons ATGGGGAAACTGACATCCGCCGCCTTACTGCTAGCCCTGCTAGTATGCG TAGGTGTCACCAAAGTTGCTGCACAGA AACAACGTGTATGCTTAGCTCGGATAGCCGACTATGGTACCGCCAcggcgtttggtttttgtaaTCAAGCCGTCTATCTGGCGCTACGTCTTAACACCAATGCAGCGATAACCTATGTCAACACAGCCATGACAAGTGCCGCGGTCGAAG CGGGCATCAGGACATATGCCGGTTACAAAACGACCTACCCCCAGGTCGATTTCTATTTGGGAGTTGATTCACTACCAGGATCGTACGAAACCTGGATAACGAATGCAAGGGCAACTGCTATTTCAGCAATCACGGCACAGTTACGAACATATCCGACAGTTGCGGGTGTCTATATCGACATCGTAAATGTGCCGGCAAATCGAGGT AGCTTTTACCGTAGCTTTATAACAGAATTGCAAACAGCGGTCAATGGTGCCGGCTTCAAGTTTGCTATAGCGTTGCCTTGGGACTCGACCACATATAATCAAATCTACTTACCCACAAGCCCTACACCTGTGCCTATACCGGATTTCTATTTGGTGAAAACGTATGAGGATATGTATAGTGATCAAACTACTAAGACACATCCTATCAGTCCCTTGTTCGCAATGGCGGCTCCGTTCAACGTCGAAACCAAAACGATA TACAACAATGTGTTCCGGTGGGTGCTGTCAGGTATTCCAACGTTAAAGCTTGCACTAGGATTGCCTATGTATGGGTTGCGGTTCACCGCAGCAAGCGCTACTGCACTCGGCGCGACTTCCACAGTTGTCAATCCTGATACCTACTGTAAT GCGCTGATTTTCGGTGTTACTAATACGGCTGGCGCTGCCCAAGCGGGAGAGGGCTTTGCATATAGTTCGTCGGCAATGATGGTGTATAACACGTTCGATTCGGTCATCGACAAGCTTAACTTTGCCAGTGCCACCAACTTGTTCGGTGTGGGCTTGTATTCGATGGATCAGGCAGGAAGTACTAATGCTGAGCTGCTGCGTTATGTTACAAGTGTGCTTGCTCCTGTGCCACCAGCTGGAGTGGTATATCCAGCGGCGGAACCAGCTACATGCCAAGTTCCAATAACATTCCCAGTACCTccaacaacgactacgacacctacgactactacacctacgactaccacacctacgactaccacacctacaactaccacacctacgactaccacacctacgactacgacacctacgactaccacacctacgactacgacacctacgactacgacacctacgactaccacACCTACAACTACGacacctacgactaccacacctacgactaccacac ctacgactaccacacctacgactacgacacctacgactaccacac ctacgactaccacACCTACAACTACTacacctacgactaccacacctacgactaccacacctacgactaccacacctacgactaccacacctacgactaccacacctacgactaccacACCTACAACTACTacacctacgactaccacacctacgactaccacACCTACGACTACAACTCCTACGACTACcacacctacgactacgacacctacgactaccacacctacgactaccacACCTACGACTACAACTCCTACGACTACcacacctacgactacgacaacgacCGCTGTagcaacgacaacggccaTACCTGGTTCTGGGCCGAATGGCACAGGTCTAAACGTAAGCATTCCACAACCTCTCGTCTGTGGTGCTCCCGCTCGAGCAGAGTACGGCAATCTGGTGTCCCAGTACTGCTCCGGTATTCAGAATGTAACCGCCTTCGTAGTATTAGGTGGCACATGCGGGACAGCATCGTAG